From a single Nostoc edaphicum CCNP1411 genomic region:
- a CDS encoding site-specific DNA-methyltransferase, whose product MSKKTPITTVKHKDKRANIPTEELRDFLSDEEKEQKPLLYPRDTALDPQLVWKEKDKQDSQGLEIPTVPIYIQEKIHPQAIIENFRTQAKKEQPEQLSLFGDFNGLAFDKLIDFYQHKEGVSWTNRMILGDSLLVMGSLAEKEGLKGKVQMIYLDPPYGIKFGSNWQVSTRKRDVKDGKAEEVTRQPEQVKAFRDTWELGIHSYLAYLRDRLMVARELLTETGSVFVQIGDENVHLVRNLLDEVFGSENFVSLITFAKTAGFSSNYLSSISDYILWYAKSYSDLKYRPLYKEKVAGDDGAAKYRTISSYSELKHICFDPNSFVSCDSITSQGANLRSEQSFSFRAKVWKPPENMHWKTTVKGLERLDASGRLMIQGNSIRFIRFLNDFPVFNQSNIWLDIGGIQSRTDPKVYVVQTATEAIKRCLLMTTDPGDLVLDPTMGSSTTAYVAEQWGRRWITIDTSRVALALARTRLMSAQFPYYLLADSSEGIQKEAEITGQLPSTNIKTEGDIKKGFVYKRVPHVTLKAIANNAEIDTIHDKWQQKLEPIRTQLNQLLKKSWEEWEIPREPQDKWSQEAKDLLQEWSKLRQQRQQEIDASIARNADYETLYDQPYEDKKRLRVTGPFTVESLSPHRVLAADDERPASEAEGTQHASDQFEIRIIENLRKAGVQNTKKDERLKLDSLEPHPGIWIQAEGEYTDKDGKVKRVAVSIGPEYGTVGSDHIKDAAKEAVQGLGYDLLVVCGFTFDPGVSEESKRYGKLQVLITRMNTDLLLGDELLKKTGAGNLFMVFGEPDVEIKQDNGKVTAILHGLDIYDPTTGEIRSSSTNDIACWFIDTNYNGESFFVRHAYFTGADQPYEKLKKTLKAEVDEDAWSDLYSTTSRPFDPPQTNDGKPGKIAVKVINHYGDEVLKVYQM is encoded by the coding sequence ATGTCTAAAAAAACTCCTATTACTACTGTTAAGCATAAAGATAAAAGAGCGAATATTCCTACAGAAGAACTGCGTGATTTTTTATCTGATGAAGAGAAAGAGCAAAAACCTTTACTCTACCCTCGTGACACAGCCTTAGACCCTCAGTTAGTTTGGAAAGAAAAAGATAAACAAGACAGTCAAGGTTTAGAAATTCCTACTGTACCAATTTATATTCAAGAAAAGATTCATCCCCAAGCCATTATTGAAAATTTCCGCACTCAGGCTAAAAAAGAACAACCTGAACAGTTGAGTTTATTTGGTGACTTCAATGGATTGGCTTTTGATAAATTAATTGATTTTTACCAACACAAGGAAGGGGTAAGTTGGACTAACCGCATGATTCTTGGTGACTCCTTGCTCGTCATGGGTTCCTTGGCTGAGAAGGAAGGGCTAAAAGGCAAGGTGCAAATGATATACCTAGACCCCCCCTATGGCATTAAGTTTGGGTCAAATTGGCAGGTATCAACCAGAAAGCGAGATGTTAAGGATGGTAAAGCTGAGGAAGTAACCAGACAGCCTGAGCAGGTTAAAGCATTTCGGGATACTTGGGAGTTAGGGATTCATTCTTATTTGGCTTATCTGCGCGATCGCTTAATGGTGGCGAGAGAATTATTGACTGAAACTGGTAGTGTTTTTGTGCAGATTGGTGATGAGAATGTGCATCTGGTGAGGAATCTGCTTGATGAAGTGTTTGGAAGTGAAAATTTTGTTAGTTTGATTACTTTTGCTAAAACAGCAGGATTTTCAAGTAATTATCTATCATCAATTAGTGATTATATATTATGGTATGCAAAATCTTATTCAGATTTAAAATATAGACCTTTATATAAAGAAAAAGTAGCAGGAGATGATGGCGCTGCTAAATATCGTACTATATCAAGCTATTCAGAGTTAAAACATATATGTTTCGATCCTAATAGCTTCGTATCATGCGATTCTATTACTTCACAAGGGGCAAATTTAAGATCAGAACAGAGTTTTTCTTTTCGTGCAAAGGTTTGGAAACCTCCTGAAAATATGCATTGGAAAACAACTGTAAAAGGATTAGAAAGGTTAGATGCTTCAGGACGTTTAATGATTCAGGGGAATTCAATTAGATTTATCAGATTTTTAAATGATTTTCCAGTTTTTAATCAATCTAACATTTGGCTAGATATTGGGGGAATTCAAAGCCGTACAGATCCAAAAGTTTATGTTGTCCAAACAGCTACAGAAGCTATTAAACGCTGCCTTCTAATGACCACAGACCCTGGCGACCTAGTTTTAGATCCAACAATGGGAAGCTCGACAACAGCCTACGTCGCTGAACAATGGGGAAGACGCTGGATTACTATCGATACCAGTCGCGTTGCCTTAGCATTAGCCAGAACTCGCCTCATGTCAGCCCAGTTTCCCTACTACTTACTTGCTGACTCCTCAGAAGGCATCCAAAAAGAAGCAGAAATCACCGGACAACTGCCATCCACCAACATTAAAACAGAAGGCGATATCAAAAAAGGCTTTGTTTACAAGCGCGTTCCTCACGTTACTCTAAAAGCAATCGCTAACAATGCCGAAATCGACACCATCCACGACAAGTGGCAGCAAAAACTAGAACCCATTCGCACTCAGTTAAACCAACTCCTCAAAAAATCCTGGGAAGAGTGGGAAATCCCCCGCGAACCTCAAGATAAATGGTCACAGGAAGCAAAAGACTTATTGCAAGAGTGGTCGAAGCTCAGACAGCAGCGCCAGCAGGAAATTGACGCATCTATTGCCCGTAACGCAGATTATGAAACCCTCTATGACCAACCCTATGAAGATAAAAAACGCTTGCGGGTAACTGGCCCCTTTACTGTAGAAAGCCTTTCCCCTCACCGCGTCCTTGCCGCCGACGATGAACGACCTGCCTCAGAAGCTGAAGGTACTCAACACGCCTCTGACCAATTTGAAATCAGAATTATTGAGAACTTAAGGAAGGCGGGAGTTCAGAACACTAAAAAAGATGAACGCCTCAAATTGGACTCGCTTGAACCTCATCCTGGCATTTGGATACAAGCAGAGGGAGAATACACTGATAAAGACGGCAAAGTGAAACGGGTGGCAGTTTCTATTGGCCCTGAATATGGCACTGTTGGCTCAGACCATATTAAGGATGCTGCGAAAGAAGCTGTGCAAGGTTTAGGGTATGACCTGCTGGTTGTCTGCGGTTTTACCTTTGACCCTGGTGTTTCGGAAGAATCAAAACGCTACGGTAAGCTGCAAGTTCTGATAACGCGGATGAACACTGACTTGCTTCTGGGTGATGAACTGCTCAAAAAAACTGGAGCAGGCAACTTGTTTATGGTGTTTGGGGAACCAGATGTTGAGATAAAACAAGATAACGGTAAAGTCACCGCTATTCTGCATGGTCTAGATATTTATGACCCCACCACTGGCGAAATCCGCAGTAGTTCAACCAATGACATTGCCTGTTGGTTCATTGACACCAACTATAACGGCGAAAGCTTTTTTGTCCGTCATGCCTACTTCACCGGAGCAGATCAACCCTATGAAAAACTCAAGAAAACTCTGAAAGCTGAGGTTGATGAAGATGCGTGGTCAGACCTCTACTCCACTACCAGCCGTCCCTTTGACCCGCCGCAAACCAACGACGGTAAGCCTGGGAAGATTGCTGTTAAGGTAATTAACCACTATGGCGATGAGGTGCTGAAGGTTTATCAGATGTAG
- a CDS encoding BPTD_3080 family restriction endonuclease, translating to MKQVVIENPIINSAFSEPQRHFRFDDDGITSDVVDTRRKSHYFIPIAKPKKQDKQLELDLGLWTQDRIEENKDINDIRERVSLWRRGGYRSAVNITPITRRLLEHWTNPHRERKLFFCQIEALETVIYITEVAEKSGDTWIKNKLNQFKEDANPLLFRQALKMATGSGKTVVMSMLIAWHSLNKIANPQRREFSDTFLVVAPGITIRDRLRVLLPNDPENYYKKLDLVPSDLFAELEKAKIVITNYHAFKLKEHTNAAALTKSILRQGKENPFTETPSQMVNRVCRGLGTKKNIIVINDEAHHCYRRRVGGDEEKYKGDDLKEAKKNEEEARVWISGLEAIQQKLGVKVVYDLSATPFFLKGSGYKEGTLFPWVVSDFSLIDAIESGIVKIPRVPVSDDSMKGELPTYRNIWTLIRDHLPKKGRGSKENVPSTPEPKIPKELEGALRTLYGNYEKSYKAWEQNSEAQAKGLTPPVFIVVCNNTSVSKMVYDYICGWDTGRTYPDGRPVLKAGQLPVFSNVKDGNWASRPNTILIDSEQLESGESMTAEFKQLAAREIEEFKTEYRNRYPGQDPDKISNEDLLREVLNTVGKAGKLGEHIRCVVSVSMLTEGWDANTVTHILGVRAFGTQLLCEQVVGRGLRRISYTSNDQGMFEPEYAEVYGIPFAFIPCAGSNKTPKPGLLPTRVRSLPERIDCEITFPKLLGYRYEISSKKLTPDFTKPGCHYSLSTANLPSSTTVAPIIGLSNIHTLDDLRSQREQEVVFLLAKFTLEKYFRCSEFESEVQAWLFPQVLQIAKQWIRECVTYKSGTYPQMLLLNEYAHDASDCIYQAIVAGESEKSLKPILRPYDPMGSTSYVDFSTARPVYVTNPMKCHISHVVADTNSWEQKMAQVLEDMDEVVCYVKNQGLGFLIPYTLNGEQKNYMPDFIARINDGHGDLSNLIVEVSGEARKDKAAKVATTQNLWIPAINQHGGFGRWNFIEITDPWDAEDTIRNFISHGCANPSLLQNLQAA from the coding sequence ATGAAGCAAGTCGTTATTGAAAACCCCATTATTAACTCAGCATTTTCCGAGCCTCAGCGACATTTTCGCTTTGATGACGATGGCATTACCAGCGACGTTGTTGATACTAGGCGCAAAAGTCATTACTTCATTCCCATTGCTAAACCAAAAAAGCAGGATAAGCAGCTTGAGCTTGACTTAGGTCTATGGACGCAAGACCGAATAGAGGAAAACAAGGATATTAACGATATCCGCGAACGCGTTTCATTATGGCGGCGTGGTGGTTATCGTAGTGCAGTCAATATCACTCCCATAACACGGCGATTATTAGAACATTGGACAAATCCACATCGAGAAAGAAAACTGTTTTTTTGTCAAATAGAGGCTTTAGAAACAGTTATTTATATTACTGAGGTTGCTGAGAAGTCTGGAGATACTTGGATTAAAAATAAGCTTAACCAGTTTAAAGAGGACGCTAACCCGTTGCTATTTCGTCAAGCGTTGAAGATGGCGACAGGTAGCGGAAAAACCGTCGTGATGTCAATGCTGATTGCTTGGCATTCCCTCAATAAAATTGCTAATCCTCAGCGTCGAGAATTTAGTGATACGTTTTTGGTGGTTGCGCCAGGGATTACAATCCGAGATCGCTTACGTGTGTTGTTGCCCAACGATCCAGAAAACTATTACAAAAAGTTAGATTTAGTACCCTCAGATTTATTTGCAGAATTAGAGAAAGCCAAAATAGTAATTACCAACTATCATGCTTTCAAACTCAAAGAGCATACCAATGCTGCTGCATTAACTAAAAGTATTCTGAGGCAAGGCAAGGAAAACCCATTTACTGAAACCCCATCTCAGATGGTTAATCGGGTATGTCGAGGACTGGGGACTAAGAAAAATATTATTGTTATTAATGATGAAGCACACCACTGTTACCGTCGCCGTGTTGGTGGTGATGAAGAAAAATATAAAGGAGATGATTTAAAGGAAGCGAAAAAAAATGAAGAGGAAGCGAGAGTTTGGATTTCAGGCTTAGAAGCTATTCAACAGAAATTAGGGGTAAAGGTAGTTTATGACCTCTCAGCTACTCCGTTTTTCTTAAAAGGTTCAGGCTATAAGGAAGGGACTTTATTTCCTTGGGTTGTATCCGATTTCTCCTTAATTGATGCTATTGAATCTGGCATTGTCAAAATCCCTCGTGTGCCTGTATCTGATGACAGCATGAAGGGAGAACTGCCTACTTATCGCAATATTTGGACGCTAATTCGTGACCATCTGCCCAAGAAAGGAAGGGGTTCTAAAGAAAATGTCCCCTCAACTCCAGAACCAAAAATACCCAAGGAATTAGAAGGTGCGCTACGGACGTTGTATGGCAACTATGAAAAGTCTTACAAAGCCTGGGAGCAAAATTCTGAGGCACAAGCCAAGGGACTCACACCACCAGTTTTTATCGTAGTCTGCAACAATACCAGCGTCTCGAAGATGGTTTATGACTATATCTGTGGTTGGGATACTGGTAGAACTTACCCCGATGGCAGACCTGTTTTAAAGGCTGGTCAGTTACCGGTGTTTAGCAATGTCAAAGATGGTAACTGGGCATCTCGACCTAACACAATTCTGATTGACAGTGAGCAGTTAGAGTCTGGGGAAAGCATGACTGCTGAGTTTAAACAACTCGCAGCACGGGAAATAGAAGAGTTTAAAACTGAGTACCGAAATAGATATCCAGGTCAAGACCCAGACAAAATCAGTAATGAAGACCTGTTGCGAGAGGTACTTAACACAGTAGGTAAAGCTGGCAAGCTAGGTGAACATATTCGTTGTGTTGTCTCAGTTTCCATGCTGACTGAAGGTTGGGATGCTAATACAGTTACCCACATCTTGGGGGTGAGGGCATTTGGTACTCAGCTTTTGTGCGAACAAGTAGTAGGAAGGGGTCTAAGACGCATTAGCTATACCAGCAATGACCAAGGGATGTTTGAGCCGGAGTATGCCGAAGTCTACGGTATTCCCTTTGCCTTTATTCCCTGTGCTGGTTCAAACAAGACACCAAAACCGGGGTTACTGCCTACTCGTGTACGCTCACTTCCAGAAAGGATTGATTGTGAAATTACTTTCCCGAAGTTGTTAGGCTATCGTTACGAAATCAGCAGCAAAAAACTGACACCAGATTTTACTAAACCTGGCTGTCACTATTCCCTATCTACGGCTAACTTACCCAGTAGCACAACAGTTGCCCCTATCATTGGTCTGTCTAATATTCATACCCTTGATGACCTGCGATCGCAACGTGAACAAGAAGTAGTTTTCTTGCTAGCGAAGTTTACCTTAGAAAAGTATTTCCGATGCAGTGAGTTTGAGTCAGAAGTCCAGGCTTGGTTATTTCCCCAGGTGTTGCAAATAGCAAAGCAGTGGATAAGAGAATGCGTCACCTACAAATCTGGGACATATCCCCAAATGCTACTGCTGAATGAGTATGCCCATGATGCCTCGGATTGTATTTATCAGGCAATAGTTGCTGGAGAAAGTGAAAAATCTCTTAAACCGATATTGCGACCTTATGACCCAATGGGTTCAACAAGTTATGTAGACTTTAGCACCGCCCGTCCTGTTTATGTGACTAACCCTATGAAGTGTCATATCTCTCATGTGGTTGCTGACACCAACAGTTGGGAACAGAAGATGGCACAGGTGTTGGAAGATATGGATGAAGTAGTTTGTTATGTCAAAAACCAGGGACTCGGTTTCTTGATTCCCTATACCTTAAATGGTGAACAAAAGAACTATATGCCTGACTTCATTGCAAGGATAAATGATGGGCATGGTGATTTATCGAATTTGATTGTTGAGGTATCAGGAGAAGCCAGAAAAGATAAAGCAGCGAAAGTTGCTACAACCCAAAATCTTTGGATACCAGCGATAAATCAACATGGTGGTTTTGGTAGGTGGAACTTTATCGAAATCACTGACCCTTGGGATGCAGAAGATACTATTCGTAATTTTATTAGTCATGGTTGTGCTAACCCATCACTTCTCCAGAACCTTCAAGCAGCCTAG
- a CDS encoding recombinase family protein, whose translation MKLVGYIRVSSAGQEDNTSLDEQVSRINAYCQALGHELIHIYREVKSGGRADNRPEFQKTVAHLQTEGIDGLIVIKPDRLGRRASDVLSFFDNIIAPQNKALIIVENNIDTSTATGKMMLGVLSVFAEFEKDQINKRTGDGRKARAKTSEYANGGAPKFGSKAENKNLVIDDEEQKVIEIIRRHHKSGKSQRAIAEYLTKNGYKSKQGKAWSGTSVGRVLTRMYPKAN comes from the coding sequence ATGAAACTGGTAGGATACATCCGAGTTAGCAGCGCTGGGCAAGAGGATAACACCAGTTTGGATGAGCAAGTATCACGGATTAATGCATACTGCCAAGCATTAGGGCATGAATTGATTCACATATACAGAGAAGTAAAATCTGGGGGAAGGGCAGATAATCGCCCTGAGTTTCAAAAAACCGTCGCCCATCTCCAAACTGAGGGAATAGATGGGTTAATCGTTATTAAGCCAGACCGCTTAGGCCGCCGGGCCAGCGATGTACTGTCTTTTTTTGATAATATTATTGCCCCTCAAAATAAAGCACTAATTATTGTTGAAAACAATATTGATACCTCAACCGCTACGGGCAAGATGATGCTCGGCGTTCTTTCGGTGTTTGCCGAGTTTGAAAAAGACCAAATCAATAAACGTACTGGCGATGGGCGGAAGGCACGGGCTAAGACCTCTGAATATGCTAATGGTGGCGCACCGAAGTTTGGATCTAAGGCTGAGAACAAAAACCTAGTGATTGATGATGAAGAACAAAAGGTGATCGAGATTATCCGCAGGCATCACAAGTCGGGCAAGAGCCAACGAGCGATCGCAGAATACTTAACTAAGAATGGGTACAAATCCAAGCAAGGTAAGGCGTGGTCTGGTACTTCTGTAGGTAGAGTATTGACCCGGATGTACCCGAAAGCGAATTAA